The sequence below is a genomic window from Thalassomonas haliotis.
ATTACATCCTGTAAAGCGATGCTCTAACACATCCCTGTTGGCGCATCATAGATTACATTCTGTAAAGCGATGCTCTAAAACATCCCTGTTGGCGCATCATAGATTACATCCTGTAAAGCGATGCTCTAAAACATCCCTGTTGGCGCATCATACATTACATCCTGTAAATAAAAAGCGCCACTAGGGCGCTTTTTTCATTTTAAAATCGTTTCAAAATATTAATGTGCAGACGGGGCATGCGCTCCGGGTGCTTCTGTATGATGCTTGATTAAACCAGAATCATAGAGGCCCTGGGTAGAATCCGTTAAATGACCTGATGAGATGGCTATTAACCCCACTATGGTCAGCACTATGGTATATGGGAAAGCCATGATCACCATACGGCCGTAGGATAAACGGATTAACGGTGCCAGGGCCGAAGTTAACAGGAACAAGAAGGCCGCCTGACCGTTAGGTGTGGCAACACTTGGCAAGTTAGTACCTGTATTGATGGCAACCGCCAGTAAGTCAAACTGGTCCCGGGTGATCTGACCGGCAGCCAGGGCCTTGGTAACTTCGGTGATATAAACCGTACCAACAAAGACATTGTCACTCACCATAGATAAAAAGCCGTTGGCTAAATAGAACATTACCAACTGCATGTTGCCTTCAAAGGTCAATACCCAGGTAATGACCGGGGTAAAAAGTTGTTGGTCGATGATCACCGCGACAACGGCAAAAAATACGGCTAACAAGGCGGTAAAGGGCAGGGCTTCTTCGAAGGCATGGCCAATCTGGTGTTCGTCGGTAACCCCGGTAAATACCGTAGCGAAAATGATCACGGTTAAACCGATCAAACCCACAGCGGCAAGGTGAAATGCCAGAGCAACAATCAACCAGATGGCAATAACCCCTTGCATGATAAGTTTGACATTATCGCGTTTGGTGCGTTTTTTGGTCGCATCTTCATCAAAATCTATCAATACCTGGCGTACATTGTCACTGAGCTGGGCACCGTAACCGAACCATTTTACTTTCTCCAAAAGTACACAGGTGATCAGACCGGCAATTAATACCGGAAAGGTGACCGGTGACATACGGATGGCGAACTCAAGAAAATCCCAACCCGCCTGTTGTCCGATAATCAGGTTTTGCGGCTCTCCGACAATAGTGCAAACACCGCCTAAGGCAGTACCGACACCCGCATGCATCAATAAGTTACGCAAGTAGGCACGGAATTGATCCAGGTCGCCGCGGCTATATTCGCCCAGGTGATGGTCTTCTGTGTGGTCATGTTCATGGTGCTGCTCTTTACCTGAGGCTACCTTGTGATAAACCGAGTAAAAGCCGATGCCAACACTGATAATTACTGCGATCACCGTCAGGGCATCAAGGAAAGCGGATAAAAAGGCGCTGGTAAAACAGAACATCAGGGAAACGATGGTTTTCGACTTCACCTTAGTGATGATCTTGGTAAATAAGAACAACAAGAGGTTCTTCATAAAATAAATACCGGCCACCATAAAGACCAGTAACAGGATGACCTCCAGGTTGACGGTAAGTTCATGCATTACCTGCTTGGGGGAAGTCATACCTATCATCACGGCTTCAATTGCGAGTAGACCACCGGGTTGTAGGGGGTAACATTTTAAAGCCATGGCCAGGGTGAAAATAAATTCAAGCACTAATGCCCAACCGGCGATATAGGGGTTGACAAAGAAAAACAGTATCGGGTTGATCACTAAGAAAGAAACAATAGCAAGCTTGTACCACTCGGGCGAGGACCCTAAGAAGTTTTTGTACAGTGCGCTCATAAATGATTGCTGCATAACTAACCTTTATCGTTGTTTTAAACTAAATAGTCTGTAAACCATCGAGTTTTATTATTAACTATGTAAAATCACAATATACCACAATAAATTATGGCTTATTAACTTCGGTGTTAAATTAATTCTCATTTCAGGGTAAATTTTTCTGGATTCATGCCTTTATTGATTAATTTAAAAGCGTTAGCGGCATTATTGTGATTATAGCGCTATTTTCTTTTGTTATCTTTTTTTGGCGTTTGATTGGCTTTTTATTGCACAATAGTAAAAGTTATCATCTGTCAGGCGGCAGGTTTTATTTACCGGCTGGCGTGGGAATTGAGAATAATTCTCGATATTCGTTTTTTACACGCTTGTACTCGGGAGAGCTTCTGGTACAATCAGTTTGCGGTTAAATTAACACTTAAAGGTAAAAAATAGCCTCATGGTAATAAAAGCACAAAGTCCGGCGGGATTTGCTGAACAATATATTGTCGAGTCCATATGGAATGGTGGCTTCCCTCCTGGTTCAATATTACCGGCGGAGAGAGAGTTGTCAGAACTGATCGGAGTCACCAGAACCACTTTAAGAGAAGTGCTGCAACGTCTGGCACGTGATGGCTGGCTAACCATTAAACATGGCAAACCGACTAAGGTGAACAATTTCTGGGATACCTCAAGTTTAAATATTCTTGAAAACCTGGCCCAGTTAGATCAAGACGGGATTCCCGACCTGGTGGATAACTTATTGTCTGCCCGCACCAATATCAGTGCCATTTATGTTCGCGGGGCGATTAAAAATAACCCTGAAAAAGCAATCGAGCTATTAAGTGCTTACCGTGATGTCGAGGATACAGGTGAAGCCTTTGCTGAATTTGACTACCGCTTGAATAAAGAATTGGTGGTGGCCTCGGAAAACCCGATTTACCTGTTGATTCTTAATGGGTTTAAAGGGTTATATTCCCGTATTGGTAGCTTGTATTTTGCCCAGGAGCAGGGTCGTGAAATATCAAGAACTTATTATCAAAAGCTTATCGACCTGGCCAAAGAGAATAAATTTGATGATGCGGTATTTGCTGTGCGTAAATACGGCATTGAATCCGGTAAGCTCTGGTTAGAGCTAAAAGAAGACGTGCTAAAAGAACTATCCGATTAACCCGTTTATTTCTTATAAATAAAAACCCGGCTCTGTGATTGCCGGGTTTTTTGTTTATGCCGCTAAACTGGCTTAAATAGCCACCTTTTATGTTTATTTATAGTTGTTCCTGGGTTTCTAGATCAGGGCAACGGGCGATAATATCATCTTCCCCGTTTTTATTAGCCTGTACGAGTTTGACATCAAATTGCCATAAATAATGCAAATGTTTGAGTACCTCACTTTTGGAATCGGCCAAGGGCACGTCTTTATGCGGGGTATGGCGTAAAGTCAGGGCGCGGTCTCCGTTAATGTTGGTATCTATGATTTGGATATTGGCCTCAAGATTACTCAGGTTATATTGGTTGGAAAGCGTAGTGCGCAGCTGTTTATAACCTTGCTCATTATGGATCGCGCCAATTTCCACATAATTATTACTTTCATTGTCATGGATATGAAATAACTTGAAGTCCCGCATCAGTTTCGGGGAAAGAAACTGGCTGATAAAACTTTCATCTTTAAAGTTTTTCATGGCGAAGTGCACGGTATCCAACCAGTTACTGCCGGCAATTTCCGGGAACCAGCGCTTATCTTCTTCGGTGGGCTGCTCACAGATACGGCGGATGTCGATGAACATGTTAAAGCCGAGGGCATAGGGGTTGATGCCTGAATAATAGGGACTGTTGTAATCCGGCTGAGCCACTACACTGGTATGGCTGTGCAGAAATTCCAGCATAAATTTGTCTGTGACTAATCCTTCGTCATAAAGGTGGTTTAATATGGTGTAATGCCAGAAACAGGCCCAGCCTTCGTTCATCACCTGGGTTTGTTTTTGCGGATAAAAATATTGCGATATTTTTCTAACGACCCGGACTATTTCCCGTTGCCAGGGTTTAAGTAGGGGGGCATTTTTTTCGATAAAATACAAAATATTTTCCTGGGGTTCACTGGGAAATGTGGCTTTGTTTACTGCTTCCTGGGCCTGTGTTGCCGGCAGGGTACGCCAGAGGGAATTGACCTGGGACTGGAGGTATTCTTCCCGGTCTTTTTGTCGTTTCAACTCTTCATCCAGGGAGATTTTCTGTGGTCTTTTGTACCTGTCGACACCGTGGTTCATCAGGGCATGACAGGCATCTAAAGTGGACTCGACCTCGGAAATGCCATATTTATTTTCGCATTCGGCGATATAGTTTTTGGCAAATAATAAATAATCGATAATAGAGCTGGCATCGGTCCAGGATTTAAACAGGTAATTACCTTTAAAAAAGGAATTATGACCATAGCAGGCATGCGCCATCACCAGGGCCTGCATGGTCATAGTATTTTCTTCCATCAGGTAGGCGATACAAGGGTCGGAATTGATCACTATTTCATAGGCAAGCCCCATCCGGCCACGCTTATAGGTTTGCTCGGTTTGGATGAACTTCTTGCCGAAGGTCCAATGGTTATAGCCGATGGGCATACCCACAGAGGCGTAGGCATCCATCATTTGCTCGGCTGCGATCACTTCTATTTGATTCGTGTAGGTATCAAGACGGTAATGCTCAGCTACCCGGGCGATTTCTGTCTGATACTGCTTTAATAAATCAAAGGTCCAGTCTGGGCTGTCATCAAGCGGTTTGCGTTTGGTCATATCCTCACCTACTCGCTAGCAAATTATCCTGTTGTTTTTATCTCTTGGGTATTCTTGTGAAATAAGTCCCTAAATACGGGGTAAATATCGTCAACGGTTTTAATATGGCGCATGGCAAAATGCGGGTTATCTTTTTCAAGTTGCTGGTATTGTTGCCAAAGTGTTTGATGGGCCCTCTGGGTGATTTCGATATAGCTGAAATAACGGGCTTTCGGTAAAATCTTTTCGGCAAGCAGTTTACGGCAATAGGGGGAGTCATCGGCCCAGTTATCGCCGTCTGAAGCCTGGGCGCCATAAATATTCCAGTTTGAGCCGCTATAACGCTCTTCGACCACCTTCACCATAAGCTCAAGGGCGCTTGATGCTATGGTGCCGCCGGTTTCCTGGGAATAGAAAAACTCCTGCTCATCGACTTCTTTCGCCTGGGTATGGTGGCGGATATAAATGACATCTATGGTTTTATAGGTACGGGTTAGAAACAGGTAGAGCAAAATATAAAAGCGTTTGGCGATGTCTTTGGTGGCCTGGTCCATAGAGCCGGAAACATCCATCAAACAGAACATCACGGCTTTTGAGGTTGGGACCGGCTGCCGGGTATAGTTACGAAACCTTAAATCAAAGGTGTCGATAAAGGGCACTTTGGCAATTTTTTGTTTTAACAGCTCTATCTCGTCGGTTAGTTCACGTTTTTCCTTTACGTGCTCATGAGTATCATGGTCAAGTTGATCGAGCTTTTGCTGACATTCCTTTAACTTTCGCCGTTTATCGGATGTCATGGCGATACGCCTGGCAATTGAACCCTGCAGTGATTTCACAATATCAATATTGGCGGGCACACCTTCGGCGCAAAAGCCTGAGCGCACGGTTTTATATTCGATTAACTTATCGAGCTGATTTTTTTCCAGGTTCGGCAGCTCCAAATCTTCAAAAAGAAGATTTAAGTATTCATCTTTGGAAATAGAGAAGATAAAGTCATCTTCGCCTTCCCCCGAATCGCTTGCATCGCCCGGCCCACCGCCCTGGCCTTGGCTTTGGGGCGGGCGGGGAATGCGATCGCCGGTGCTGAATTGATCGTTGCCCGGATGTATCCGGTCCTGAACGCCCCCTTTACCTGTGTGAAAGATCGGCTCGCTTAAGTCTTTTTTCGGGATGACAATGCTTTCACCGCTGTCAACATCGGTGACACCGCGTTTATTGATGGCATCAGAAACAGATTTTTTGATCTGACTTTTATAGCGGCGCAAAAAGCGCTGCCGGTTAACGGTACTTTTGTTTTTACTGTTTAACCGGCGATCGATAAAATTAGTCATTTAATACTCCCCATACCTAAGGTTAAGCGCCAAGGTTAAGAGGACTTTCTAACGCGCAAATACCATTCAGAAAGTAACCTGACTTGTTTTTGGGTGTAACCTTTGGCCATCATGCGCTCAACAAAGTCATCATGTTTTTGCTGATCATCGGCTGAGGTTTTGGCATTAAATGAAATTACCGGCAGCAGATCTTCGGTATTGGAGAACATTTTCTTCTCAATAACGGTTCTGAGTTTCTCATAACTGGTCCAAACCGGGTTTTTACCGTTATTATGGGCTTTGGCCCTTAAAACAAAATTGACAATCTCATTACGGAAATCTTTGGGATTGCTGATGCCGGCAGGTTTTTCAATTTTTTCCAGCTCGTTATTTAATGCTTCCCGGTCAAATAACTGCCCGGTTTCGGCATCCCGGTATTCCTGATCCTGAATCCAGAAATCGGCGTAGGTAACATAGCGGTCAAAAATATTCTGTCCGTATTCTGAGTAAGATTCTAAATAGGCGGTCTGAATTTCTTTGCCGATAAATTCGATATATTGCGGAGTGAGGTAACCCTTAATAAATTCCAGGTATTGCTCGGCAGTTTCTTTAGGTAACTGCTCCCGCTCTACCTGTTGCTCCAGCACGTAAAATAAATGTACCGGGTTGGCGGCTACTTCGTTATGGTCAAAATTAAACACCCGGGACAGGATTTTAAAAGCAAAACGGGTGGATAATCCCGACATGCCTTCATCTATACCGGCATAATCCCGGTATTCCTGGTAAGATTTGGCCTTGGGATCGGTATCCTTAAGGCTTTCGCCGTCATAAACCCGCATTTTTGAATAGATGCTGGAATTTTCCGGATCTTTCAAACGCGACAGCACCGAAAACTGTGCCAGGGTTTCCAGGGTGTCCGGGGCACATTGGGCATCTTTTAACTCACTGTTTTCAATGAGTTTTCTGTAGATGTTGACTTCTTCGGATACCCGCATACAATAAGGCACTTTGACGATATAAACGCGATCAAGAAATGCTTCATTGTTTTTATTGTTTCTAAAGGTCTGCCACTCGGATTCATTGGAATGGGCGAGTAAAATTCCCTGGAAAGGCAGGGCGGAAAGGCCTTCGGTAGGATTGTAGTTTCCTTCCTGGGTGGCGGTTAATAACGGGTGTAGAACCTTGATCGGCGCTTTGAACATTTCGACAAATTCCATCAAGCCCTGGTTGGCGCGACAAAGGGCGCCGGAATAGCTGTAGGCGTCGGGATCATTTTGGGCAAAATGCTCCAGTTGGCGAATATCTACCTTGCCCACCAAAGCAGAAATGTCCTGGTTGTTATCATCGCCGGGTTCTGTTTTGGCAACAGCAATTTGATCCAGTATCGACGGATAAACTTTTACCACTTTAAATTGGGCAATATCCCCTTTAAATTCATGTAAGCGTTTTGCTGCCCACGGGGAGATGATATTGTTTAGATAACGCTTAGGGATGTCATATTCTTCCTGCAAGACTTTGCCGTCGGCATTGACATCAAATAAACAAAACGGGTGATCATTCACCGGGCTTCTTTCGCCGTTGGCACTGAGCACATAAATCGGCTCCTGCTGCATCAAGGATTTCAATTTTTCCGCCAGCGAAGATTTACCGCCGCCCACCGGGCCGAGCAAATACAGGATTTGTTTCTGCTCTTCCAGGCCCTGGGAGGCATGGGTTAAATAGGACACTATTTGCTCGATGGACTCTTCCATGCCGTAAAATTCTTCAAACGCCGGGTATCTGGCAATGACCCGGTTGGAGAATATCCGGCTTAACCTCGGCTCGGTAGAAGTATCAACCATCTCGGGAGAGCCGATCGCCTTTAACAGTCGCTCTGCAGCGCTGGCATAGGCGAATTTGTCTTCCCGACAAATATCTAGGAATTCCTGTAAGCTAAATTCTTCTTCTTGTGCTTGTTCATAGCGCGACTGATAATGATGAAAAATGCTCATACTCGTCTCCAATCGAAATCAAAGGTGTATAAAATAAAGACCGAGAAATAGTGTTATCTATTTATAAGCGTAGTTGCTAATTTGCCAAGCACGTAATTAATAGTGCTTTTTTTGTAACTTATTGTCGTATTAGGAATGTTTGGCCAATAAAATCGAAAACATCAGCTTCAGGTGTTCGCTATAACCATGTTGCTTTTATTGGTCTGTTTCGGCTGCTTCTTAGTGATAAAAAAAGATATAAACGGTAAGAATTGCAAAGTCACAACACAGGCATCGGGATATCAGCATTGCGGACAGCCAAATGGTGTTTTGAATCTATTTGCCTCCTGTGCTTTATAACCTTACCACATCACTTCTTTGACCCTGAGAAAGGTAAATAGTTGTTCTTTTTTGGTGATTATTTTTACAGATAAGCAGATCAAAAAAGCCAGTGACGGGCACTGGCTTTTAAACTTAATTGATTCCGTATAGCGTGTGATGCGGTATCAGTTAATGGTTTGGCTCTGGCTTAAGCAAAGTTTGCCGAAGCGAAGTCCCAGTTGGCCAGGGCCCAGAAGGCTTCCATATAGCTAGGACGAAGGTTACGGTAGTCGATGTAATATGCATGCTCCCATAAATCTACGGTAAGAAGCGGAGTAACACCTTCTTCTGTTAACGGCGTAGCGGCATTTGACGTATTAACGATTGCCAGGCTGCCATCGGCATTTTTTACTAACCAGGTCCAGCTGGAGCCGAAGTTGTTAATTGCGCTGTCGGTGAATTTCGCTTTAAACTCGGCAAAAGAACCGAAGTTGGCCTTGATAGCGTCGGCCAGGGCACCGCTAGGCTCGCCGCCACCGTTAGGGCTTAAGCTGTTCCAGTAGAATGTGTGGTTCCAGATCTGTGCAGCGTTATTGAAAATTCCAGCTGAAGATGATTTTACTATCTCCTCTAACGATTTATTTTCAAACTCGGTTCCTTCGATTAAACCGTTCAGCTTAACTACATATGTGTTGTGATGCTTGCCGTAGTGATATTCCAAAGTTTCTTCAGAAATATGCGGTGTAAGGGCATCTTTTGCATAGGGTAGTGCTGGTAACTCTATAGCCATTTTTTTCTCCAGGAATGTATTATAAATATTTTTTCTTGCACAAAAATAAAGAAGTAGTTTGTTTTTATTAAAAACCAAGTAAAATACTCAAGTTTTAAAAAACTTGCATAGTTTAACCAAATATATGGGTATTGCCAGAATATTTATCAAGTGCGGCAAGTTTTAAACTTATTTTTTATTTTTGCATTTTCTTCTTAAGGTTTTGCTCCAAAATAATGCAGGGTAACTAAAACAAGTAGTTTATTTCGGTTGATTCTTTTGGGATAAGTCCCCATATAGCCAGTCAACTCAGCATATTTTTTTTATTGGTCACAGTACAGAGGTCATTATGGACACAGTTGAACGCATCAAACAACAAATCGCCGAGAATCCTATCATGTTATATATGAAAGGCTCTCCTAAATTACCCAGCTGTGGATTTTCTGCGCAATCAGCACAAGCCTTGATGTCTTGTGGTGAAAAATTTGCGTATGTTGATATTCTGCAAAACCCGGATATCCGCGCTGAATTACCTAAGTATGCCAACTGGCCGACTTTCCCTCAGTTATGGGTGGAAGGTGAATTAATCGGCGGTTGCGACATTATTTTAGAAATGTTTCAGCAGGGCGAATTACAAACCCTGATTAAAGAAACGGCAGATAAGCACGGTTCTGAAGAAAATGCATAATATTGCATTGAAATATTAATTAGCGCCACCATAGTAGTGGTGTTAATCCATCCGAGCATTTATGCATGATGCATAGGTGGTCAATATAAATAAACCTTGGAGAATAATAATGAGTGTATTAGTTGGTCGTCCAGCACCAGATTTTACTGCCGCAGCAGTTTTAGGTAGTGGTGAAATTGTTGAAAACTTCAATTTAGCCGAAGCTATTAAAGGAAAGAAAGCAGTAGTATTCTTCTATCCATTAGACTTTACATTTGTTTGTCCATCAGAATTACTTGCTTTTGATCACCGTATGGATGAGTTCAAAAGCCGTGGTGTTGAAGTTATCGGTGTTTCTATCGATTCACAGTTTTCTCATAATGCATGGCGTAACACGCCGGTAAATGAAGGTGGTATTGGCCCGGTTCAATACACTTTAGTTGCTGATGTTAAACATGAAATTTGTCAAGCGTATGACGTTGAGCACCCGGAAGCCGGTGTTGCTTTCCGTGGTTCTTTCCTTATCGATGAGGAAGGTAACGTACGTCACCAGGTAGTAAATGATTTACCGCTTGGTCGTAACGTTGACGAAATGATCCGTATGGTTGATGCCCTTCAATTCCACCAGGAGCACGGTGAAGTTTGTCCTGCAGGCTGGAACAAAGGTGACAAAGGTATGACTGCTTCTCCTGAAGGTGTAGCTTCTTACCTGGCCGATAACGCCGATCAATTATAATTGATTGCCCAGGCCTGATGGCCTGAAAGCCTACCATGAAAAAGCCAGCATATGCCTGTCTTTTATACACAAATCCCCGCTAAGCAATTAGTGGGGATTTTTTTGAACTAAATCACTTCGTCACGATCCGAGTTCCGTACATAAAACGGAGATATGCTGTGACTGATGAACATTTGACTTGGGCCGAAGAACAATTTGGAAAATCTGATCTAGGTGATCCAAGGAGAACCGCTCGTCTGGTAAAGTTAGCGTCAACCTTAGCTAATGACCCTGGTAAATCACTTGTGAATATCACCCAATCCCCTGCTGATATGGAAGGGGCCTATCGCTTTATCCGAAACGAACACATTGACGCCTCAGCCATAGCTGATGCTGGCTTTCAGGCCACAGTTAGAAAAGCCAATCAACAGAATCTGCTGCTTGCCTTGGAAGATACCACAAATATTGTCTATCGCCACCGTTCCATTTGAGACGACTTAGGTCACGTTAATCAAGGCAATACCAACAGAGGCTTGTTAGCTCACAGCACCTTATTTTCGCCCCAGAAGATAAACAAATTGTTGGCTTAATTGCGCAATCAAGGTGGACACGCGACATCACTACTCGAGGCAAAAGGCGATTACACGCTCAGACCCCGTATGAAAAAAAAGAAGGTTATAAGTGGGAAGCGGCCTCACGCCATATGGCAGACAGGTTGCAATCGAAAATGTCAGATGTCATTACGGTGTGTGACCGAGAAACGGACATTTATGAATACTTACAGTACAAGCTTGAACATCAGCAGGGCTTTGTTGTGTGTGCTATGCAAAGTCGCCATATAGAAGAAGGCGAAGACAAACTCTATGCTTTTGCCTCAGCGCCACAAAGTGCGGGGAAAAAGCAAGTGCTCATCGCTCAAAAGGGAGGTCGAAAAGCCCGCACTGCCACGCTTGATATCGTCTTCTCACCAGTGACCTTAAAAGTCCAACAAGAAAGGCGAGTCCCTACCACTTTATTACGTAGGCTGTGTAGAGCGAAATAACCCAGAAAGCGAGTTAAACTGGCACCTATTGACCAATGAGCCAATCGACAGCACAGAAGATGCGTTGAAAATCGTCAGCTATTATGAGTACCGCTGGTTAGTCGAGGAATATCACAAAGTCTGGAAAAGTGACGGCACCGATATAGAAAGTTTAAGATTGCAGCGTAAAGAAAATATGGAGCGACTGGTTACCATCAATGGTTTTATAGCGACTCGATTACTGCAACTGAAATTCGCCAATACACAACCAGAGGATATGAGCTGTGAACGGGTGTTATCACCAAAGGCATGGAAGTTACTGTGGTTAAGGCAAATAAAAACAGCGCTGCCTGGTACTTTACCAAACATACAATGGGCGTATAGTGAATTAGCCAAACTAGGAGGCTGGAAAGATACTAAGCGCACAGGCCGTGCATCTGTAAAAGTGTTATGGCAAGGATGGTTTAAATTACAAACCATCCTTGAAGGCTATGAGCTAGCCAAGTCTTTTGAGTCTGACTTGTGATCAAGAGACAGGCTTCGCGCTGGCTTTGTATATGGCTGTTAGGGAATAAAGAAATAGAGGATTAACTTGTACTATCTGTTAAACCTATCGCTTTAAACGGCTAGCCATTACTGGCTTTTTTTGCACTGTTACCTTGTGCTGATTCGCTAGCGCAGGTTGTTTCCGTCGCTGTCTCATCTGTTGCATCTGCAAGCGGCCATCCGCCCAAGGCCTGCCATTTATTGACGATATGGCAAAACAGCTCTGCGGTTTTTTCGGTATCATAGAGCGCCGAATGGGCTTCATTGCCGTTAAAGTCAATGTTGGCGGCGGCACAGGCTTTTGCCAGTACCGTTTGACCCAGCGCCAGTCCCGATAAGGTTGTGGTATCAAAACTGACAAAAGAGTGAAACGGGCTGCGTTTAATCGCGGCGCGTGTGGTGGCGGCATTAAGAAAACCTAAGTCAAAAGAGGCGTTATGGGCGACGATAATGGCCCGCTGACAGCCGGCGCTTTTCATTTTTTTCCTGACCAGCTTGAAAATTTCTTTTAACGCGTCTTTTTCATCAACCGCTCCCCTTAACGGGTTTTCCGGGTCTATGCCGGTAAAAGCCAGGGCTGCCGGCTCTAGGTTAGCTCCTTCAAACGGGTTGACGTTAAAATGTATGGTTTCATCAATGGAAAATAAGCCGGTTGCTTCATCCAGGGCTAATACGGATGCGGCTATTTCCAGCAGGGCATCGGTTTGGGCGTTAAAACCTGCGGTTTCAACATCAATGACCACGGGAAAGTAACCCCTGAACCTTTGGGCGAAAGCGGTTTTTTGATTATTAACATCAATTGATTGGCTTGATGAAGACTCTGACATAGAAAAATAACGGTACTGAATATTAATTTTGGGGGATTATCGCAGAAAATGACTTTGAAAACGACACTATATAGCAAGCCTTTGCTATAGTTTTGTTATTTTTACTGATAAAGTGTTAAAGTAACTATTGAAATTGCCGATATAACTAATGCCGCTTAATAAATCGTATTTTTAGAATTATGAAAAAACAAATTGCGTCAATTCTGCTGTTATTCTTCATGGGCCAGGCACAAGCCGGGACCCGGCAATATAGTGCCGACCTGGATTCTTCCCAATGGCAACTGGCTAACAACTCGCGCCTGGAATGTACCCT
It includes:
- a CDS encoding peroxiredoxin produces the protein MSVLVGRPAPDFTAAAVLGSGEIVENFNLAEAIKGKKAVVFFYPLDFTFVCPSELLAFDHRMDEFKSRGVEVIGVSIDSQFSHNAWRNTPVNEGGIGPVQYTLVADVKHEICQAYDVEHPEAGVAFRGSFLIDEEGNVRHQVVNDLPLGRNVDEMIRMVDALQFHQEHGEVCPAGWNKGDKGMTASPEGVASYLADNADQL
- the rnt gene encoding ribonuclease T, which encodes MSESSSSQSIDVNNQKTAFAQRFRGYFPVVIDVETAGFNAQTDALLEIAASVLALDEATGLFSIDETIHFNVNPFEGANLEPAALAFTGIDPENPLRGAVDEKDALKEIFKLVRKKMKSAGCQRAIIVAHNASFDLGFLNAATTRAAIKRSPFHSFVSFDTTTLSGLALGQTVLAKACAAANIDFNGNEAHSALYDTEKTAELFCHIVNKWQALGGWPLADATDETATETTCASESAQGNSAKKASNG